Proteins from a genomic interval of Treponema brennaborense DSM 12168:
- a CDS encoding CYTH domain-containing protein — translation MYEIELKAHVYDREQTITQLNGFAAFKKACQKTDTYWKHSATGVQIRIREEIPLELSDELPGANGGVSAERGAGTPEEPGSIIVTYKRKELRTAADGAAFEVNDEQEFTINTRLPFETFLKDSGFTVAVRKLKTVYQWKTAGTLIELCTVPPIGDFIEIEINEESNLPHVVSAAKTELMDTLRKCGIGTECIESRYYSEMLANADGKAGFGR, via the coding sequence ATGTACGAAATAGAATTAAAAGCACACGTTTATGATCGGGAACAAACGATCACGCAGCTGAACGGGTTTGCAGCGTTCAAAAAAGCCTGTCAGAAAACCGACACGTACTGGAAACATTCCGCAACGGGCGTCCAGATACGGATTCGGGAAGAAATTCCGCTGGAATTGAGCGATGAACTGCCCGGCGCGAACGGCGGCGTTTCTGCAGAACGGGGCGCCGGCACACCGGAAGAACCCGGCTCGATAATCGTAACGTACAAGCGAAAAGAACTGAGAACCGCGGCGGACGGAGCGGCTTTTGAAGTAAACGACGAACAGGAATTCACGATAAACACCCGGCTGCCGTTTGAAACGTTCCTCAAAGATTCCGGATTCACGGTTGCAGTCCGCAAACTGAAGACCGTCTATCAGTGGAAAACCGCCGGCACGCTGATAGAACTCTGTACGGTGCCGCCGATCGGCGATTTTATCGAAATCGAAATCAACGAAGAATCGAACCTGCCGCACGTCGTTTCCGCGGCAAAAACGGAACTCATGGACACGCTGCGCAAATGTGGGATCGGAACGGAATGCATCGAATCCAGATATTACAGCGAAATGCTCGCAAACGCCGACGGCAAAGCGGGTTTCGGCCGGTAA
- the sppA gene encoding signal peptide peptidase SppA, with the protein MDDFTHDQENGSPREQYSPETLPVPGKIQRKKKAADKKGLIILIILFAGAALVGIGQIVLGNRQHAATPFSVTVNGKQFGTKPRFSLKEYLAVVSIEGVIEEKNDTYDQQWLLDTIGALAADSKNVGILLYIDSPGGGVYQSDEVYLELVKYKETTGNPVLAYLGPLAASGGYYIACAADYLIANRNTLTGSIGVISGQSVDLSALMDKYGIKMNTFTAGRNKDMLSINRPLTEEQRSIMQSIADECYDQFTGIVAESRGLDIEQVTALADGRVYTAAQALEHGLIDEIARYGDAVDILLNDVFENPALETVWFAPESKTSLYRYLMNARAAAGRLITGADAQSAETRLLRKAAESVVPDVPFPAYYYHR; encoded by the coding sequence ATGGACGATTTTACACACGATCAGGAAAACGGTTCCCCCCGGGAACAGTATTCACCGGAAACGCTGCCCGTTCCCGGAAAGATACAGCGGAAAAAGAAAGCTGCCGATAAAAAAGGGCTGATAATTCTCATCATATTGTTCGCCGGTGCGGCGCTCGTCGGTATCGGCCAAATCGTACTGGGCAACCGGCAGCACGCGGCGACGCCGTTTTCCGTTACGGTGAACGGCAAACAATTCGGCACCAAACCGCGTTTTTCATTGAAAGAGTATCTTGCCGTCGTCAGTATTGAAGGCGTCATTGAAGAAAAAAACGACACCTACGATCAGCAATGGCTGCTCGACACGATCGGCGCACTTGCGGCCGATTCCAAAAACGTCGGAATACTGCTGTATATCGACTCTCCCGGCGGCGGCGTTTATCAGTCGGACGAAGTCTATCTTGAACTCGTTAAATACAAGGAAACGACGGGCAATCCCGTCTTGGCGTACTTGGGACCGCTGGCGGCCTCCGGCGGCTATTACATCGCCTGCGCCGCCGATTATCTGATAGCAAACAGGAACACGCTGACCGGTTCCATCGGAGTCATCAGCGGGCAGTCGGTCGATTTATCCGCGCTGATGGACAAATACGGTATTAAAATGAACACGTTCACCGCGGGCCGAAATAAAGACATGCTGAGCATAAACCGTCCGCTGACCGAAGAACAGCGTTCAATCATGCAGTCCATCGCCGACGAATGCTACGATCAGTTCACCGGCATTGTTGCCGAAAGCCGCGGCCTGGACATTGAACAGGTAACGGCGCTCGCCGACGGCAGAGTCTACACGGCCGCGCAGGCGCTTGAACACGGGCTTATAGACGAAATAGCGCGTTACGGCGACGCCGTCGACATCCTGCTGAACGACGTATTTGAAAATCCGGCGCTCGAAACCGTATGGTTCGCACCGGAATCGAAAACTTCACTGTACCGCTATTTGATGAACGCACGCGCCGCGGCCGGCAGGCTGATTACCGGAGCGGACGCTCAGTCGGCTGAAACCCGATTGCTGCGGAAAGCGGCGGAATCGGTCGTGCCGGACGTTCCGTTTCCGGCCTATTATTATCACCGCTGA
- a CDS encoding DUF975 family protein yields MFDRLAYKTAAKGNLKGHWKVPILITLIIGGINLLMSLPSAVQPDSAMPIILNILAVIISGILLIAETAYFLQFIRNPSDAPFNTFLEALNKWKEGILGMLWFVLWVWLWALLFLIPGIVKAFAYSQMFFIIAENPGITVRKAMKMSMAMTKGYKGDLFVLDLSFLGWGLLCIPTLGIGLLWLIPYIRASQTHAYAYLKRQALTAGVLNESDFTGR; encoded by the coding sequence ATGTTTGATCGTTTAGCTTATAAAACGGCAGCGAAAGGAAATCTCAAAGGTCACTGGAAAGTACCGATTCTGATAACGCTGATTATCGGCGGTATAAATTTGCTTATGTCACTGCCGAGCGCGGTGCAGCCGGATTCGGCCATGCCGATTATCCTTAACATATTGGCGGTGATCATTTCGGGTATTCTGCTGATTGCCGAAACGGCGTATTTTCTGCAATTTATCCGGAACCCGTCGGACGCACCGTTCAACACGTTCCTTGAAGCGCTGAACAAGTGGAAAGAAGGAATTCTCGGCATGTTGTGGTTCGTGCTGTGGGTATGGCTGTGGGCGCTGCTGTTCCTGATTCCCGGCATCGTCAAAGCATTCGCGTATTCCCAAATGTTTTTCATCATTGCGGAAAATCCCGGAATCACCGTCAGAAAGGCAATGAAAATGAGCATGGCCATGACCAAAGGATACAAAGGCGATTTGTTCGTTTTGGATTTGAGCTTTTTAGGCTGGGGTCTGCTTTGCATACCGACACTCGGCATCGGACTGCTCTGGCTGATACCGTATATCCGCGCAAGCCAGACGCACGCGTACGCATATCTGAAACGGCAGGCGCTGACGGCGGGTGTGCTCAATGAATCCGATTTCACGGGACGTTAA
- a CDS encoding DUF4954 family protein encodes MSKLRMKNESVCRGSFFEEQLFDRTRRLTDDEIRRLERNGNRAANGSWNGVFVKTAPDRFDPDLIRGTEFRGTVVIGNLQAASLKYHDLELDCGIYNSYIENCVIGNDSCIRNVKYLVNYRIGDRVILFNIEEMSCTRHSKFGNGILKEGEDESVRVRIGVSNENDERSVLPFESMLPADAFIWSRYREDTALMNRFVELTEYGNDKKRRTYGIVCDDAVVKNTVLIKDAKIGSFAYIKGAFKLKNITVCSSEAEPSQIGEGVEMVNGIMGYGSKVFYQAVAVRFVIGRNCQLKYGARLLNSVLGDNSTVSCCELLNNLIFPFHEQHHNTSFLIATTVLGQSNIAAGATIGSNHNSRSPDGEIYAGRGFWPGLCSDFKHNSKFASFTLVSKGSYQNELNITYPFSLVSIDSTERAVHIIPAYWFLYNMFAIARNNSKFRKRDKRAVKAQHIETDPLAPDTMQEVLAALDRLIKLTGRTLHALDYQSAKDFLHQNPDSDIVLEDPGAQKRFGARILKPAQGYREYRKVVKYFAVRSLMEYCAARGSDFLCETMLAEIGAVPLYTEWVNAGGQVLPQERLNELFALVKDARIKTWDEVHAFYDACQESYLSYKARYALYLLERLYSRPVGEFSAEIYADIRGDVTVVSNDMYESSIASRQKDYTDFFRAMTYRNEAEMTAVLGTVEGNDFLQQLESDTAAFNRKLSVFFDRIRP; translated from the coding sequence ATGTCAAAATTACGGATGAAAAATGAAAGTGTATGCCGCGGATCTTTTTTTGAAGAGCAGTTGTTCGACCGCACCCGCCGTCTGACGGATGATGAAATACGGCGTTTGGAACGGAACGGAAACCGGGCGGCGAACGGTTCCTGGAACGGGGTTTTCGTAAAAACGGCGCCGGACCGATTCGATCCGGATCTGATTCGGGGCACCGAATTCCGCGGTACGGTCGTTATCGGCAATTTGCAGGCTGCGTCGCTCAAATATCACGACTTGGAACTCGATTGCGGTATTTATAACAGTTATATAGAAAATTGTGTGATCGGAAACGATTCGTGCATCCGGAACGTAAAATATCTGGTAAATTACCGCATCGGCGACCGGGTTATCCTGTTCAATATTGAAGAGATGAGCTGCACCCGGCATTCCAAATTCGGCAACGGTATTCTCAAAGAAGGCGAAGACGAATCGGTGCGAGTCAGAATCGGCGTTTCCAATGAAAACGACGAACGCTCCGTCCTGCCGTTCGAGTCGATGCTGCCGGCGGACGCGTTCATCTGGTCGCGATACCGCGAGGATACGGCGCTGATGAATCGCTTTGTCGAGCTGACCGAATACGGCAACGATAAAAAACGGCGCACGTACGGTATCGTCTGCGACGACGCCGTCGTAAAAAATACGGTTTTGATAAAAGACGCCAAAATCGGCAGTTTTGCGTATATAAAAGGCGCGTTCAAGTTAAAGAACATAACGGTGTGTTCTTCCGAAGCCGAACCGTCGCAGATAGGCGAAGGCGTCGAAATGGTGAACGGCATTATGGGCTACGGCAGTAAGGTTTTTTATCAGGCCGTTGCCGTCCGGTTCGTTATCGGGCGGAACTGCCAGCTTAAATACGGCGCCCGGCTGCTCAATTCCGTGCTGGGCGACAATTCGACGGTGTCGTGCTGCGAACTGCTGAACAACCTGATTTTTCCGTTTCACGAACAGCATCACAACACGTCGTTTCTTATCGCGACGACCGTTTTGGGTCAGTCGAATATCGCGGCGGGGGCCACGATCGGTTCCAATCACAATTCGCGCAGTCCCGACGGCGAAATCTATGCCGGCCGCGGATTTTGGCCGGGATTGTGCTCCGATTTCAAACACAACAGCAAGTTCGCGTCGTTCACGCTCGTCTCGAAAGGTTCGTATCAGAACGAGTTGAACATTACGTATCCGTTTTCACTCGTTTCCATAGACAGTACGGAGCGCGCCGTGCACATCATTCCCGCATATTGGTTTTTGTACAATATGTTCGCGATTGCGCGGAACAATTCCAAATTCCGCAAGCGCGATAAACGCGCGGTAAAAGCGCAGCATATAGAAACCGATCCGCTCGCGCCCGACACGATGCAGGAAGTGCTCGCCGCGCTCGACCGGCTGATCAAATTGACCGGACGGACGCTTCACGCGCTCGATTACCAGTCGGCGAAAGATTTTCTGCACCAGAATCCCGATTCCGATATCGTGCTTGAAGATCCGGGCGCGCAGAAACGGTTCGGTGCGCGCATTCTGAAACCCGCGCAGGGATACCGCGAATACCGTAAAGTCGTCAAATATTTTGCGGTGCGCTCGCTGATGGAATATTGCGCGGCGCGCGGCTCTGATTTTTTGTGTGAAACGATGCTCGCGGAAATAGGCGCCGTGCCGTTGTACACCGAATGGGTGAACGCGGGCGGGCAGGTGCTTCCGCAGGAGCGTTTGAACGAATTGTTCGCCCTCGTAAAAGACGCGCGCATCAAGACGTGGGATGAAGTGCACGCGTTTTACGATGCGTGTCAGGAGTCGTATCTTTCGTATAAAGCCCGCTACGCGCTGTATCTGCTGGAGCGGCTGTATTCGCGCCCCGTCGGTGAGTTTTCTGCGGAAATATACGCCGATATCCGCGGCGACGTAACGGTCGTTTCCAACGATATGTACGAAAGTTCCATCGCATCCCGGCAAAAAGATTACACGGATTTTTTCAGGGCCATGACGTACCGCAACGAAGCGGAGATGACCGCCGTTTTGGGTACGGTGGAAGGCAACGATTTTCTGCAGCAGCTTGAAAGCGATACTGCCGCGTTCAACCGCAAACTGAGCGTGTTTTTCGACCGAATCCGTCCGTAA
- a CDS encoding PP2C family protein-serine/threonine phosphatase, whose translation MKTVEPRLIHGERIVRIAENRAYVFADESVHDVSAQLAESGLPAAAVVDRDLKLTGIIVAKELFSILGKPFGRDLLFRKAIGSAASSAVSFLYTEQIREVEPHLVQDFAMDENRYYCLVDERGAFCGIFSVKDMLVYSAEMQKRDMNLAGSIQSRIVPQYTYRRGHSCELASTVVMAQSVGGDYYHVREYEPGKWFFCLCDISGKGIAAAIITAVLEGFLCTADYRAGLAVLVERLNALILHTFSLEKYVTGVFCLYDEPSGCLTYCDMGHGLIYRRKTADGRPVFVPAAASADNMPVGIMEDVPVEVKTMQIARGEVLVLFTDGLSEQTDQKGNAFDLCIVSDCISEAFRARRNTSEGVLRRVKIAVLEAFYQFRADAAQHDDLSLFMLHRFS comes from the coding sequence GCACAGCTTGCCGAAAGCGGACTGCCCGCGGCTGCGGTCGTCGACCGCGATTTGAAATTGACCGGCATCATTGTGGCAAAAGAACTTTTTTCGATATTGGGAAAACCGTTCGGACGGGATCTGCTGTTCCGTAAGGCGATCGGCAGTGCGGCGTCCTCCGCCGTCTCTTTTTTGTATACGGAACAGATTCGCGAAGTGGAACCGCATCTGGTGCAGGATTTCGCGATGGATGAAAACAGATATTATTGTCTGGTAGACGAGCGCGGCGCGTTCTGCGGCATTTTTTCGGTAAAAGATATGCTCGTGTATTCGGCCGAGATGCAGAAACGCGATATGAATCTTGCCGGAAGCATTCAAAGCCGCATCGTTCCGCAGTATACGTACCGGCGGGGGCATTCGTGTGAACTGGCAAGCACCGTCGTTATGGCGCAGAGTGTGGGCGGGGATTATTATCACGTACGCGAATACGAACCGGGCAAATGGTTTTTCTGTTTATGCGACATATCAGGAAAAGGAATCGCCGCGGCGATCATAACCGCCGTTCTTGAAGGGTTCCTGTGTACCGCCGATTACCGGGCGGGGCTTGCGGTTTTGGTGGAACGGCTGAACGCACTGATACTGCACACGTTTTCACTCGAAAAATACGTAACCGGCGTTTTCTGTTTGTACGACGAGCCGTCCGGCTGTCTGACGTATTGCGATATGGGGCACGGCTTGATTTACCGCCGGAAAACGGCTGACGGACGGCCGGTTTTCGTACCGGCAGCCGCTTCCGCCGACAACATGCCGGTGGGCATTATGGAAGACGTGCCGGTCGAAGTAAAAACGATGCAGATCGCGCGGGGCGAAGTGCTCGTACTGTTTACGGACGGATTATCCGAACAGACCGACCAGAAAGGCAACGCGTTCGATCTTTGTATCGTTTCCGATTGCATATCCGAAGCGTTCCGTGCGCGGCGGAATACGTCGGAAGGCGTGCTGCGCCGCGTAAAAATCGCCGTACTGGAAGCGTTTTATCAGTTTCGCGCGGACGCGGCGCAGCACGACGACCTGAGTCTGTTCATGCTGCACCGTTTTTCCTGA